The DNA sequence TGACAAGAAACCCACAGAGGGGACAGGAGGAAGCCAGAGAGTGGCCTTGCTTTACAATAAGAGGATTACGACGCAGGCTGATAATCCTCCCACAATTCAGCAGCACAAAGGAGTGAGCTGACATCACATTCAGCCCTCCAAGTCTCATCCTTAAAATGAGGCTAATTAACAGCTAATCCCAACCACTGCCAAATTGACCACTGTTTTTGAAGACAGGGTGTGAGAAGGGCAGTATTAAGGGAAACAGGGAAAGGGGAAATTacttcacttttttaaaaaactgactTTAACTTCTATATGAGAATTGGTTATTTCTCTAATGTTATCTTGTTTGCTCAATTAAACAACAGATTAAAATGGCCTACAAAAAGAAGTTTGTCTTGGTTTTGAATTCCATTAAACATGATTTGTGCAGAATTCTCTCTTTATCTCATTTCTGTCCAAAATACGGTGCTGATCAATTTCAGTGCTCAATATAAACACAGATTCTGCTTTGCGGTTTTACTTGGATATTTATGGGAACTTCTTAATTAGGTGGTTAACTGCTTAAATCTCTTCTACTGCATTATTGATGAAGTGTCTGAATAATCCCTTGCAGGCACCGAGAACTGTGATTGGTTTATCTATTAGCGTACTTCTACTTCCCAGATCCAATTTCACAACCAGACTCCTTTTAGTAAACAAACTAGGCCAGTctgaaaaactaatgaaaaaagaaaactaatttTCTTGCCATCTGGAAGCTATCTTGAAAGAACACTAAGGAAGACAGAAACTAAAATTATTGAGGTATATTTTAACATGGTAAAAAGatttcagtcagtttttacttttttgcaGCATAATGACGAGCGTTACTAGTTATGACAGTGTCCCAATTTATGGAAGATCTATAAAAGCTGTTCTTCAGGTCAGGATTCGGGTGGCCATGTGAGAAAAATCACTCTGAGCAGAGCAGCATGCACTATAATTCTACCTGATGAAATTAAATTGCTGTACAGCCAAGCGTCTAGTGCATGAATGTGAAATGAAATCAGAGAAACTTGTTAAGGTGACTAAAAGGtgaaaacaaagagagaaaactGCAATTTCAGCACCTAACACAATGAGGAGAGATTCTGATctgaacatgaaataaaaaaagaaaaccagtgATACAGTGAATGAGAGATTGAGTGGGTGCGTTAACCAGCataaatgatgaaaatgaaaccataatTATGAAAAAGACAGATTTTCCCCCTAGATTGATTCTCAGAGTATCCAAAATATCTTGTTCAAGTTTTTTCGCAATTGATTTGAGAGCCAAAACTAGGGGTAAAAACTGATTCAGCAGTGACCCACAACCCTCAAATTGTCACACAGCCAGCCCAAATGACCCCAGAAGAACAGAGAGAGCCCAGCGTACCCGACGAGGAGTCGGAGGATTTTAGAGCAAAAGACCAACCATCAGGGGTCATAGACGCACAGTGAGGTAAGCGTAGCTCCACAGGCTTCAAAAACTTGAGGCCGTGAGGTCCACACATCACCAGAGGGctgagcagagtctctcctgcaaacacaaacacagaatgtGGTTATAAACGCAATGCAGggtgattaaaaataaacacacacaagcaggtctcaaatgtaatttttcccCTACAGTGCTGGAAGGCTTGGGGAAGGTATCCATGCTAGAAATGTAAAGATTCATTTGACAGTATGGCACTTTGGATACGGGTTATCTATAATTATTGTCTATAATTTGAGATTGTTGTAAcgtaattttgtttgtttgccaaAAGCTGATATGATTGGGGGGTGCGGAGATCCCTCGTGGTCTCATCTGTCAATGTCAGCAAGATACGACAATGAAGCACTTTGCATGTCTGAAATTTCTATGCAAATTGGACTAGACGCAGCAAGAGCAAAGGAAGCTGCCTATAATACAGCCTGCAGAGGACAGCTGGATTAAACTAATGCAGACtttagtttaataaaaaaattcagCTTGTCAAAGTGTAAGAACCAGGTGGTGTATCGAGCCCACATGGCAGCCATTCACATAATTAACATCTCTCGCATCGGATATCTACAGCagatgtttaatattttagatGAAGAATTTGAGCCTTTTAAAGTCTAATTCCCTCATAGTACACATAGTAAAGGTTTTGTTAGGGGAAAAACAAGAATCTCTTTATTTTAGATCATTTGATTAACATTAACAAGTCTCTCATGCTTTTCCAGACTAGTTAGACATCCACAACCCAAAATCTGACAGCAATTTTTGTGACTAGTGAGATGTGTGAAGGTTTTTATGGTATTCTGGttctacataaaaaaacaaatatttaagaaACAAGTAGTGAGTAGACTGATGAGGATTTTCATACACTAACATTTTACCCAACCGaccaacaaataaataaagatttttgtcacttgggggcagcagaaacaagttgtgaacaccatactgacatattgccaaggggtgggaatcaccagaggccccacgatacgatattatcacgatatttatgttgcgattcgattttaATGCGAtcttaaatatattgagatatattgcaatttattacctttttccaacttctaactaggtccctaaagtcaaactttgtcaacatctgtttatctaaaaagatacatttctctgtttgttcatatcactttttcagtcctctatatggtcctgttaagttttctagtggactaaaaaagcaatagattttattattctagtaccaaaaagttaaaactcccatctgcaatttatataataaaacatcGATACTTGGcatccgtgtatcgatacagtattgccatggcaaatatcacgatactatgctgtatcgattttttcccccactgctAATATTgccaccttttaagttgatatggcaaactAATTAGCAAACAGAGCTGctcatttacacatccagcagttacagagcaacattatgtagCAATATTAACTCTCTTGGAACGATTTATggagggaaatatctgtctctttagctctTCTGCtggttttagagctttttccccactgaaaacagctgccctCTGCGGCCAAAAATGATGCTATGAGAGCAGTGCGAGTGAATTAAAACAGCAAAGCTGCAGGCCGGGCAGCTAAACAATGACCTGAAACTTGCTATAAAGCTGCGTAAACATTTGAGAGACCCATTTCACAGTGTCACATTGGTTGTCATTTGATATATTCTTGTCATAAAATCAATTATAGATGCTTTAAGCAAAGCATATTTTTATCGGCAGGGACATCTGCTGGTCCTTTCTTCCATGGTCAATATGTTAGTATTATTGTTAATCAGCACTTTAGCTCCAGCATATCTCCCCAAAACATGACATGCACCTtaaactacaaacaaaaatgaCAGACCATGTGAATTGACTTCATaagaatgtaaacaaaagaaaacccCATGGCTTCTTCCTCACTCCATCTTTGATAAGTTACCTTTCTCCTTGTCAAGTGGTGGCAAGATGCTGTTGTCTCTGCAGACCTTGAAATAGATCTCCTGCTCCACACCGTCAGGGATGGCACCCTGTGGGATAATTATGCTGACACCTGTCTCAATGGAGCTCAGGACACCACCGTTAGAATTGAAGATACCTCGAGCTGTTGCTACCACTGTGTGGCcctcatcttcatcctcatcatcatccagGGCACTGGGGCTGGGAGACAGATACCTTTACTGTCACACTCATTTTCAACAGAATACCTTAGACCTCTATTCTTCTCTAGTCAGCCTGCGTCAGGTGACAGAGCTGCATTATTACCTCACAGGGATGGCTTTGGGCACAGCGTTGATGTTGTTGTGCTGGTGTTTGGTGCGGTGGTCCACAGTGCGCGTGAAAGTGTCCAAACCACTGTCATGGTCTGTGTTCTGGGGCTGTGGGGGTATCTGAGGCTTCACTGGGCTGGAGCTCCGGCCCTGCTCCAAACACAAGAGGGTACAGTGTTATATATACACGTTACTGTATGTGGTATGGCGCTAACGTATGGTGACTGAAAATTCTCAGTTCTGACTGGTTGGAAGGTGTGGATTAACTTTCCGTAATCGGACAGCACGACTGGACGGCTATGACATATGTGTTTGATTGctgtttaattataattttatgaGCCATTATTAAACACAGCAACAGTGCGACTTAGCTGAAGAGCATGCAGCTAGAAATACTGATACAatcaccaccaacaacaaccaaCAATAGGATAAATAGCTTCTCAGTGAGAACCAAACTAATTTACTAATTTAACctaaaatgtgtgtattttgtataATTGTGTATTTGAGTTAATCTGGATTTTCAAATCAAGAAATGGACATCCTTATTCTATGGGCCCATTACAATTGATCTGAAAAGTTATTTCAGATCAATTCGCTCTTTGAAAAATGGAATTGCAACATGTGACAAAATTACAGTTCCAGAAGAGTTTTGACCTAAGTGTAGGGAAATACTGGTaaattgtataaaaaaaataaaagatacaaaaaaattaaaaatagaaagagaaaaagtacagcatgaaataataaattgcatttaaaattttacttttttcaaaactagaTTACCTTGCTTGCTTATGTTTTTGACTACAGTTACATCAATAGCATCATTAATTGGAATTCAACTTACCTTTGGAGCAATCTCAGGCTTGTCATTGGGCAGAAGGTTGTGGTTGAATTTAGGACTGTCGAACATGCGCGCAAAAGGCTTGGCAGACGTGGTGTAGGGTTTGGGTGTGTAGCGGTTGTAGCTGGATACTGGTGGAGCCCCGGTGCTAGTGACTGTTTTTGGAGGCTGTTCACTAGTGCCATTAACTGGAGACTTCTCAGGGAAACTCTTGTGAGGCAGGAAGTTGGTTTGGACAGTGTCCTCTCGGGCAGGAGGCTTGGCTGTGGAAGAGCCATAAGGGTCAGCCAAAAAGCTCTCCAGTAATTTCCGACATTTTGACATTCAAAGCAGTCAGTGTCTCTCAGTAGACAACGTATAGTGTGATACAGTACACAGATGCATCATGCATGTGATTACAGCGTAGATAGTATAAAAGGACTAGTTTCTCCCTTTCCTTTGATAGAAAACAGTGGATTTTACCTTCAGGTGCAGGTTTGGGCAGTGTGGCTGGTTGCAGAGGAGGTGTCACCTGGGGAACTGGTTCATATTTTTTCTCCACTGGACTTGGTTTCTCCACTGACTCCGTCCTATATCACAAGACCAAAACCATCAATTGAGATTCCCAGAAGAAATAACCAAGACAAACATAAAAGCCGTAAAGGATGTTAAAGATAGTTGGAAGGAAAGTTGAAAGACACATTAATACCTTTAAACTATATCATCTAAGTGAAATAAGTCAAAGATGTTTCATAAAAGCATTATATTCAGAATTTCTTGGGAGTGTGGATGTGAATGGGCATCACCTGGGGTAGTTGTGGGTTGTTTGTACTTGTGGCTGGGGTTTGTTGGGACCAGTCTGGAGCTTATCAAAGTAAGACAGCTGTTTCCGGTAGTAGTCCTCGTCCTCATCAGGATCGTAATGGTTGGAGCGCACAATGTCATCAGCTACCTGGGGCTGAGGCTTCTGAGGCCCTGGGGCTCTGGGTTGGTGTGATAAAATAACACGTTAAATGCAAGGAAAAGACAGGTGAGAACAGAGCAGGAGAATACAATGAAAAATGGCCAAAATGAAGCGGTTGCGCAACTTGGTCActatcaaaatgtcaaaattaaaGTGACTACTTAAACAATATTAGTGCAAAATTACTCTGAAGAATCAGGGTGAGTGGAAacacaataacagcagcattgGCTTACCTAAAGGTCTTCTCTTGATCCAGGTTACTCAGAGAATTTGCTTTAGGGATTACTCCACCTGCTTTCAAGGGTAAATCGGCTGCCTGTAGTAGCAAAAACAATTAACCCCATCAGTAGGATGTTCACTTCTAATGTGTTAATTTCTCAATatgttgaaaagaaaatgtacatgTTAAGTAGACTAGTAAAAACTGTAACTACACAAGCTGCCTTATGTAATATATCTGCCAACAGTTTACCCTGTTCCCAGATGAATCTCCTGCATCTCTGGCTCTATCCATTGACACAGAGCGTTTGTTCTCAAACATCTTGACCCTAGTCAGGACTGACTGCGGCCGCATGGCGGGGTCATCCTCCGGTTTCTCATCTCTGGCAGGGGTGGGTTTCGGAGGGTCTGCAGGGGACGGTGAGGGGGCCTCTGCTTTGAAAGGTGGTGTGGGGCTGGTTTCAGAGTTCACAGGAATGGGATCATACTGCTGAGGTTTGTAGCTCTTTTGCGGTGGAGTTGGTCCCTGGTTAAAGGCAGGTCGCTGGGCAGGGGGTTCTGGCGAACGGGCAGCTGAGGGATAAGTGCTCAGGTGAGAATCCTGGTTGTAGTGCAGGTCAGGCGGAGCAGGAGGTGGGGGGTCATCATAGCGAACAGGCCCTGGACCCGTCGGTTTACCGTAGCGAGGCCGTCCGTCGAATCCCTGCTGAGATGGATGCCCGTCGTGGCGGAGAGGAGGGGTGTACTGGGAGTCAGGGCCGTCACCGTATGGCAAACGGGGATCGTAGCCCTGGGAGTTGGCAGTAGAGAGGGGCTGCTTGTAGGGATTCCACGTTTGTTGGTCATAGTGAGGCACACTGTTCTCGTAGGGTGGGTTAGAGTCATAGTTCCGGTACTTTGGTTCTGGGTAACCACCTCCGCTGCTGACTCCACTGCTGCTGACATCATACCGACTTGGTGGGTGGTCGTAATCTCTGTATGGCTGGTCAGGGTGATAACCCTGCTGAGGGTTGTAAGTCACAGGCTTCATGGTGTGACTGATTCTCcctgtgttgttgtctgtgcTGTATGGATCATTCTGATACATCTACCAAACAAATAAGAAACACAGGGTAAGGTTAACAACTGAACAGGAtccactaacacacggacataaaatatgtaatatgaAAAACTGGACATACAAAAATCAGTTATAGCACGAGAAAAGGAGAATATTAAAACAAGTCCGTGAAATTAATTGCAGTAGAGGAAACAAGAAGGGACAGACCTGAAATAGAGAAACTGAGAGGGAAGAGTTACTGGTCAGATGACACTTTAGATTAAACAGAAATCGCAGCACAGCCAAACATTCATTGCAGCTTTAAAACACCACAATGTACCCAAATTAAACACTTGAATGAATTACAAAGAATAACAAAGatgaaatacaacaaaacaatgggatgcatttttcctgtccaaGCTGACAAAATTTGAAAATGGTATatagaaatgtaatgtaaattactTACAGAGGGTCTATCAATAATTTGACTAATAACTTGGGGTTTCTTGACACATTACGTGTACACTGCTGCATTCACAAGGGAAAATGTCACCCACTGTCTTGGTGAAATTTTGAAGGAAACTTCCACAAtaattatttaacattacaAGCACATACccattgtacaaaaaaaaaaattaataaaaatctaaTATCCTGATATTTGAGAAGTAACCATTAATTATCCATCCAAATATAAAGAACATTTCTGTTTAGGTGGTCTTCGCTACTTGGTCATAGCTACAATTCAAACAGAAGACAAACATTCGTAAAATGGTTGGAAAATTAATGGCTACTTTTACAAAGAAATGATATCCATTCAATCAACAATGATAAATACAGCACAAATACATCTGCTTCTGGTAGTTAACAGAGAAACATGTTGCAGCCATGCAAAGAGGTAAGAGATAAGCAACAGTGAGAGCTGCAGGATTTCCATTGCTCCCCTACATGTAGGCGTGTCAGTGCAGCCATCATCTCCAAAGCCCACTGTTGTTTACCAGCATTTGCTCGCACTccagcacatgcacacaccctctcgcacacaacacacacacagtctcttcTGGGCAGCACTGTGGTCAGCGGACATGCAGGGcagaaggagacagagacagagacagagagagagacagagagacagagagacagagagagagagagagagagagagagagagagagaggcgtggCAGCAGGAAGTAGGTAGGtagacaggcagcagcagcacaggagGTCAGCCAGGTCAGACTGGGCTGAGCTGGCCCAGGTCACGGCGCGTCCAGTGACGGTCAGATGGATACCTTTGGTTCTGTACTGGCCGTTCCAGACTGTAGAGGTTCTGGTGAGAAGCTCTGAGGGGCTAGCTCAGGGGTGGGCCTCCTAAGTGAGCCAGCCTCTGGGTTGGGGCTTGGCTGGCTGTGGGGAGCTCCAGGAGCCTCGTCAGGGCTCAGACCCCCTACAGTTTTTACAGTAACGTCGACAGCAGGGGGCAATGTCTCAGCCAGGGGCTCAGGCTGCTGGGGGATGCTAGGGACGGCAGCGGCCTCTGCTTTCTGTGAAGTGGTTCAGAAATGTTTAATAACACGCGCTGACACACTATGGTGCAGTACTAACAAGTGCTACTACCTTCACAGCCCCTCTAAACGGTCTGCTCCTCATTTGTGCCTACATCTTACACTGATTCAAATAACCAATCACCCGCCTCCGCATTTAACAATAGCTGTAGATCAACGAATGGCATGTGAGAGTTAGGAATTAGCAGCAGGACAAGTTTTCATTGTTATAGTATACTAACTTGATTTTAATGCTGCAGTTACAATACAGTAGTTTctcctttttccccccttttatGTTCATTAACACATCATGAGACGACAAATGTTAAGATTTGGATATCACAACGGCCAATCGGGTTTTGATTAATACATTTCACAGGTACACTGGGTTAACACTGGCATTTCCAACATGCACATAATACTTTCTAGTTTCGTATTGTCACAGTCCCAGTCATAGGTAAAACAAAGGTAGGAAGTGCACATAGGTGATTACTGGTACAGACACTTAGACATAAGTTTCTTCTCccagtgacatcagcaacagTCACACCAATAAGACAGCTTGTGGTAATACAGAGTACAAGAGTAACAGTAAAACTTCAAGTTCTTCtccttttcaaaaataaaaaacacactttcacaaACATCAATCAACAAacatagaaataaataatataataaatatagagatatatgtatatgtatatatatatatatatgttatatataatatttatatgttGCGATAAATACCTGACCACAACGGGTTTCACTTTCCCACTGATATTGTTTTGTAACAGTAGTTTtgtaactgtaaaaataaaaaagtgccTTCAATAGCGCTTCCAGAAAACCCTTCTAACGCACACCACGTCCTCCAGACAACAGGGAAGACGTGCAGCTCTCAGAAACGCTACCTGCTGCGGCACTGGTGCCTTGAATCCAGCTGGGTCGATGCGGTTCAGGGGGTCCGGCTGCACTGTGTGCTGGTAACCAGCGTAGCCAGGGGGCTCCTGGATGACCGGTGGGTCCTCACGGACAGGCTCAGAGGAGCGGGTGATGGCAGGCTCCGTGGGAGGACCCACATCGTCATTCAGTGTTTCATCCAGCTCCTGGTCAGTGTAGGCTCCACCCTCTGTGTCCGTGTCCTCGTAGTCGGAGGTATGGCGGCTGTCGGTGCTGTACATGGAATACTCACTACCTGGCGCCGACAGGTAGGACAGTCGGTCGTCGTGGATGTCAAGGTCATCCTCAGCTGTCCCATCAGCCTGGAAAACAAAAGgtaaagggagagagggagtaagaaatgtctgtctgtctgtctgtctgtgtgtgtgtgtgtgtgtgagacagggGGGGGGGTCTTACTTTGCCCTCTGAAACCCACACCAGctggttctgctgctgctggattaTCTCTTTCAGCGCTCCAAACCAACCATCATTCATGTTGTTCAAGTTAATGGTTGCTGAATACAcaaagagagaagagcagaagaGAATAAAAAACATCTCTACAATGAAATAAGTATGAACATTTACTTAATTAGCAATTAAGTAAAACCACAGCATCATAAATAAAAGTTCATTTTAGACATGAACTCTAACTCACAAATGCTCTGCCACTTTTACATGATTGGCATAATGTCTGTGAAAGGATAATTTTTAAGTTGCTCAAGCAATTTTCTTACTTGGGAACCAAAGATTGTTGACTATGCTGCTAAAGTGcaaatttcttcttcttcttcttcataagTAACCgtttttgaataaaatgtgcAAACCATTCACAACACACAGGGAAGTGATACTAATAATCTCTTGCCTTGtgcattttagtaaatattcCAAATTTATTGGTTTCCCAGTTTTATAAACATCAATTATAGCAGAACATCATTATGTGGCTTGATTTTGAGAAAACCTCTCAAATGAAAACCAGTGGATAAAGGCGTAGTACGCAGATGCAGTTTGTGGTGTAATAACTGTTTGGACAGAAGATTTTATTCaagaatttgtgtgtgtgcaaaggcTGAATGTGAGCCAAGCAAAATGCTCTCTAAACATGTTTATCACCAACAGATGCTCCTAAAGCATGGTAACACCATATCCCTTGACGGGAAGAATGCATGCTGAGAAAGGGGCCCGACGGTGCTCTTCTGTGCTGAACAAGCTTTTGTAAGAAGTCTGACAGAACAGGGCCAGCACAAGTGCCGTGTAGCCACAGCCCCCACCGCGACACTCAAGTGTCAACCGCCTTTGAAATGTGTCTTTGCCCTCTGTAAAATGTCTTCCACCCCCCTTAGTTTGAAATCCCCATctaaccctctctctctctctctccctcccgaTGGACTCACTGGTGAAGAGGTGGTGGTTGCTCTTCCTTAATTTAAGCGCTCGGTCATAGAGCTTCCTGGCGCTCTTCCTAGACTCAGGGCAGAGACGGGTCCTCATGTTCTTCACGCCCTGCTTGGTGTCTGGGTTGAGAAACACCACAATTGGATACCACTGAGCATAGTTCAGACGGTCCACTGCATTAGGGGTGATGTCCAGCACTGCATGCTTGTCCTtcatacacaaaacacaaat is a window from the Micropterus dolomieu isolate WLL.071019.BEF.003 ecotype Adirondacks linkage group LG20, ASM2129224v1, whole genome shotgun sequence genome containing:
- the tjp1a gene encoding tight junction protein ZO-1 isoform X3, with amino-acid sequence MKYQKYITVMQMAMGVTASNKDCLPTKRQLWVTPQDGDTSPPGDPGCSDGLTGATGGAGAMAMPATSTLSLPMSQGKPSLRRIKGRIHRSKSLDSIDLLDSSSAAMEETVIWEQHTVTLHRAAGFGFGIAISGGRDNPHFQSGETSIVISDVLKGGPAEGLLQENDRVVMVNAVSMDNVEHAYAVQQLRKSGKNAKITIRRKRKVQIPVSRPGDRETMSEHEEEDSEEDDGYEHHSGGQSAYEGARGGTGTGRRHDRERSSSGRRDHSASRERSVSPRSDRRSQTSSAPSRPSKVTLVKSRKNEVEYGLRLASHIFVKDISPESLAARDGNIQEGDVVLKINGTVTENLSLIDAKKLIERSKGKLKMVVQRDERATLLNIPDLDDSVPSANNSDRDDISEIHSLASDHSNRSHGRGSRSRSPDRSEPSDRHSPRQMSNGSHRSRDDDRISKPGAISTPVKSSDDGVLSLASDQANFRDDKLLPPLPEPKPVYAQPGQPDVDLPVSPSDAPVPSAAHDESILRPSMKLVKFKKGESVGLRLAGGNDVGIFVAGVLEDSPAAKEGLEEGDQLLRVNNVDFTNIIREEAVLFLLDLPKGEEVNILAQKKKDVYRRIVESDVGDSFYIRTHFEYEKESPYGLSFNKGEVFRVVDTLYNGKLGSWLAIRIGKNHQEVERGIIPNKNRAEQLSSVQYTLPKTPGGDRADFWRFRGLRSSKRNLRKSREDLSAQPVQTKFPAYERVVLREAGFLRPVVIFGPIADVGREKLAREEPDIFELAKSEPRDAGTDQKSSGIIRLHTIKQIIDRDKHAVLDITPNAVDRLNYAQWYPIVVFLNPDTKQGVKNMRTRLCPESRKSARKLYDRALKLRKSNHHLFTTTINLNNMNDGWFGALKEIIQQQQNQLVWVSEGKADGTAEDDLDIHDDRLSYLSAPGSEYSMYSTDSRHTSDYEDTDTEGGAYTDQELDETLNDDVGPPTEPAITRSSEPVREDPPVIQEPPGYAGYQHTVQPDPLNRIDPAGFKAPVPQQKAEAAAVPSIPQQPEPLAETLPPAVDVTVKTVGGLSPDEAPGAPHSQPSPNPEAGSLRRPTPELAPQSFSPEPLQSGTASTEPKMYQNDPYSTDNNTGRISHTMKPVTYNPQQGYHPDQPYRDYDHPPSRYDVSSSGVSSGGGYPEPKYRNYDSNPPYENSVPHYDQQTWNPYKQPLSTANSQGYDPRLPYGDGPDSQYTPPLRHDGHPSQQGFDGRPRYGKPTGPGPVRYDDPPPPAPPDLHYNQDSHLSTYPSAARSPEPPAQRPAFNQGPTPPQKSYKPQQYDPIPVNSETSPTPPFKAEAPSPSPADPPKPTPARDEKPEDDPAMRPQSVLTRVKMFENKRSVSMDRARDAGDSSGNRAADLPLKAGGVIPKANSLSNLDQEKTFRAPGPQKPQPQVADDIVRSNHYDPDEDEDYYRKQLSYFDKLQTGPNKPQPQVQTTHNYPRTESVEKPSPVEKKYEPVPQVTPPLQPATLPKPAPEAKPPAREDTVQTNFLPHKSFPEKSPVNGTSEQPPKTVTSTGAPPVSSYNRYTPKPYTTSAKPFARMFDSPKFNHNLLPNDKPEIAPKGRSSSPVKPQIPPQPQNTDHDSGLDTFTRTVDHRTKHQHNNINAVPKAIPVSPSALDDDEDEDEGHTVVATARGIFNSNGGVLSSIETGVSIIIPQGAIPDGVEQEIYFKVCRDNSILPPLDKEKGETLLSPLVMCGPHGLKFLKPVELRLPHCASMTPDGWSFALKSSDSSSGDPKSWQNKSLPGDPNYLVGANCVSVLIDHF
- the tjp1a gene encoding tight junction protein ZO-1 isoform X4; the encoded protein is MKYQKYITVMQMAMGVTASNKDCLPTKRQLWVTPQDGDTSPPGDPGCSDGLTGATGGAGAMAMPATSTLSLPMSQGKPSLRRIKGRIHRSKSLDSIDLLDSSSAAMEETVIWEQHTVTLHRAAGFGFGIAISGGRDNPHFQSGETSIVISDVLKGGPAEGLLQENDRVVMVNAVSMDNVEHAYAVQQLRKSGKNAKITIRRKRKVQIPVSRPGDRETMSEHEEEDSEEDDGYEHHSGGQSAYEGARGGTGTGRRHDRERSSSGRRDHSASRERSVSPRSDRRSQTSSAPSRPSKVTLVKSRKNEEYGLRLASHIFVKDISPESLAARDGNIQEGDVVLKINGTVTENLSLIDAKKLIERSKGKLKMVVQRDERATLLNIPDLDDSVPSANNSDRDDISEIHSLASDHSNRSHGRGSRSRSPDRSEPSDRHSPRQMSNGSHRSRDDDRISKPGAISTPVKSSDDGVLSLASDQANFRDDKLLPPLPEPKPVYAQPGQPDVDLPVSPSDAPVPSAAHDESILRPSMKLVKFKKGESVGLRLAGGNDVGIFVAGVLEDSPAAKEGLEEGDQLLRVNNVDFTNIIREEAVLFLLDLPKGEEVNILAQKKKDVYRRIVESDVGDSFYIRTHFEYEKESPYGLSFNKGEVFRVVDTLYNGKLGSWLAIRIGKNHQEVERGIIPNKNRAEQLSSVQYTLPKTPGGDRADFWRFRGLRSSKRNLRKSREDLSAQPVQTKFPAYERVVLREAGFLRPVVIFGPIADVGREKLAREEPDIFELAKSEPRDAGTDQKSSGIIRLHTIKQIIDRDKHAVLDITPNAVDRLNYAQWYPIVVFLNPDTKQGVKNMRTRLCPESRKSARKLYDRALKLRKSNHHLFTTTINLNNMNDGWFGALKEIIQQQQNQLVWVSEGKADGTAEDDLDIHDDRLSYLSAPGSEYSMYSTDSRHTSDYEDTDTEGGAYTDQELDETLNDDVGPPTEPAITRSSEPVREDPPVIQEPPGYAGYQHTVQPDPLNRIDPAGFKAPVPQQKAEAAAVPSIPQQPEPLAETLPPAVDVTVKTVGGLSPDEAPGAPHSQPSPNPEAGSLRRPTPELAPQSFSPEPLQSGTASTEPKMYQNDPYSTDNNTGRISHTMKPVTYNPQQGYHPDQPYRDYDHPPSRYDVSSSGVSSGGGYPEPKYRNYDSNPPYENSVPHYDQQTWNPYKQPLSTANSQGYDPRLPYGDGPDSQYTPPLRHDGHPSQQGFDGRPRYGKPTGPGPVRYDDPPPPAPPDLHYNQDSHLSTYPSAARSPEPPAQRPAFNQGPTPPQKSYKPQQYDPIPVNSETSPTPPFKAEAPSPSPADPPKPTPARDEKPEDDPAMRPQSVLTRVKMFENKRSVSMDRARDAGDSSGNRAADLPLKAGGVIPKANSLSNLDQEKTFRAPGPQKPQPQVADDIVRSNHYDPDEDEDYYRKQLSYFDKLQTGPNKPQPQVQTTHNYPRTESVEKPSPVEKKYEPVPQVTPPLQPATLPKPAPEAKPPAREDTVQTNFLPHKSFPEKSPVNGTSEQPPKTVTSTGAPPVSSYNRYTPKPYTTSAKPFARMFDSPKFNHNLLPNDKPEIAPKGRSSSPVKPQIPPQPQNTDHDSGLDTFTRTVDHRTKHQHNNINAVPKAIPVSPSALDDDEDEDEGHTVVATARGIFNSNGGVLSSIETGVSIIIPQGAIPDGVEQEIYFKVCRDNSILPPLDKEKGETLLSPLVMCGPHGLKFLKPVELRLPHCASMTPDGWSFALKSSDSSSGDPKSWQNKSLPGDPNYLVGANCVSVLIDHF